The region ttcctctaaaatctaaaccggtgggtggtaaaatttgaaaaaaatcaggatggtagtaagtatatcacactttcaaggaaaactataatggctaagtttgtttgagaattattagtagtttaagagtaaataggtataaaatatacctaaacttggaagattccgtataaaatacgaaatccttagaaaaatattgctaaattttttcgtgatggctacggaaccctattttgggcgtgtccgacacgctcttggccggttttttttttaaatttatatttaacgcAGATTTAGGATAGGACCCTTTAGCCATGGATTGCCATGCCACATATTattcttttatattattagaGTTTTGCTTTGCTTAGGGTTTCCGGACATTTATTTCGCCGAGCCTCCCCGAACCAAAAATAATACAGTAACTGTTAATTTACCTAcgctacctactacctacctattttatcTTAGGAAATGCAAACGTACCTAATACGCCCCCTCTGACGTTTCTCTACGCCCCCCTAGGGGGGCGTGCCCCCTTGGTTGGGAAGTCCTGGTTACAACAAGATGTGTTTCAATATTATATTGCAAAGTTATGgtttactttacttacttttaaaattaaatcgaaATTTGTTAATTAGtataaacaaacttaaaaatgattataccttgacaagttcgttcGTATGTGACACTCGGTAGAACCATGTctcagggagcctctgctgcctttatcgagattttttttgacaagtgCGACAAATGCTGATTGCAACTGCAACAGTCACGAACATGTCAAGGTATATTTCATTatcataatgtaattttactTTTCAGAACTGCTACCCAGTTGCAGAGAGGACCTTGTCTAAAgcttattttttcatttgtggacgatgatgatgatgatgatgatgatgaactagaAGATAGCAAAGACTTCAAcataaataacttggctgaggtgcgtttcaaatttaatttccaaACTACTGATATCATTCACAGCGTATCATTCAAAAGACATGAAACAGCGCCCACGTCATTACTTCACAATGTCCATATAATTATATCATGCGTCCAGTTTCAATATTCGAAACAGTTTTCATGTGGTGACAAATGGACGCCATGGAAAAGAATGGGTATATTATCCAAAAGCGCTATACGAGAGACAACAACAACGAAACCAGTGAAGATTACTTTGATAGTGAGTAAGCACAAAATTATTACATTTGAGAATCTTTACGGAGAGACAGACTTCTGTGACTTCTATTTGAAGGCAGTTGATAGCGATGCTACTGTACCCGTTCACAAAGCTTGCATAAGTCTTCATAGTGATGTTATCAAAAGGATGCTCCAAGGTGAatggaaggaaaataaaaatgactgCATAGAAATTGAGGGAACGACTTTTCAGACTCTTGAGCAtttaaagaaatacatttatttgggTACTCTGCCCAGTGAAGGATTGCTGCTGCGCTCGCTGTTATTGCTCGCCAAATGCTACATGATCAATAATCTGATGGCAGAATGCATAATGAAGCTGTCACTAACTGTCAAACCTGAGGACTTGTATTCACTGCAGGAATTTGCTGTAGACAATAAAATTCCGGAGTTAGTACAAGCTATTGTACAGATTACCTCAGACGAAACTGTTCAAATTGCCTATCAAATGGAAAATGACAAGAATGGTGACAAGACGCAAAGTGCCTCGCattaaatgcaaataaaaaaaagtaaggagCGATTTTATTCCGATTTCCGTCTGAAGGATTTCATACCTTATtgttaaaatgtatgtatgaaGGAATAAGCCTTGTTACTCGtataggtttattttttatattttatgaatgACATAGGATTAGGTACACTGAGCATGGTCTGGCACTTGTTCAGTTTTCTtaactaagtaggtatctaaTCTAACGTTAACTTACATTgttcttatattataatataaacttataaataaaagacttcttaattatatttttttaattattgctaatcctacttatattctACTtatgctactaatattatgaattcgaaagtttgtattTGTCTGCATGTTTGTTGCTGGACGGAtgttggatgaaatttggtatgtataatgtagatagctggagatctggaataacaaatacctaatgctacttttcatcccgatattcctatgGTATTGGCATATTCTGTGgtattgggataaaatctcgccATCTCAACCGCTATATCATGACATTCGGCACAGTTGtttgtaaatgaactaaaagaatttctttgctcacccgcgacctaataGCTTACAGCGCTTTAAGgtggcgggtgagcaaagaaattcttttagttcattgatatggacctccgcaaagtaacgcctgattcaataaattacagttGTTTGTAGTGCAGCATCAATGAAGCCAACGGTGTAATGTTTGGGTATCTCCACGGGATTTTTTCTCTCGCTCATTGTTTCTATACGCGATAGCAACACGATTGAATCCGGgatacggaaattcgccgaaaaACGAAGCTCACCGCATAGGTCGAAGAATACCCAAGCACACTAACTAATAACCCAAGTTACAAGTGGAAATGGGCGGGCCAAggccacattgctcgaagaagAAGAATATGAAGAGATAACCATTGGagagaagtcctcgagtggcgaccacgaacctgAAGGGTGGGCGTGGGCAGGCTTTCCAATGGGTGGACtcatgacatcgtgagagttgcgggcaacgactggcgagttgttcattgtggcgttctaaggaccttcctttgttcagcagtggacgtcttccggctgatgatgatgatgaaggtttatttatttatttcaatgctactaaaaatctaattatacaATAGCCTAGAATAGCCTATTGTGGAGTCATGACCAGTATAATTTTCACTTGCATCGTATTTAGATGTCTATAAGGTTGAAAGTAAAACCACGATTAATAGacaaaacgtttatttattattattatgttttagttctATTATTAAGGCTCCGTGTTGTTACATATTCATTCGCTAGTGAAGCCTTATCCATCGAGACTCTTACTTCACactaaaatattcaaaacaatAACACTGGGGTTTAtgtacaataacaaaaaataaattcgtTAACATTAAATGCATTTAGTACAGTAtcattaatttttataattattaaaataatttattgaggAATCTGAGCATGATCCTTAGCTTAATGAGAACCAGATAAAGAATACATAAGAGTTTTAGTATTTCCGTTCAGTATCGACAGCAATTGTTTTTTTGGTCCTTCTACATTAATGCGTGCCTGTTAGATTCCGAGGTTTTAgtagtaaataaagtaaatacgGCCACAGTCACCAGTaacacaacaaaacaaaattgcataaaatatgtacgactctatttctagggctgatAGGACATgtcatatttttgcacgctctgctgtgccGGATATAAAATGCAGCCAATGCAGGCGATACTCACCAATGAAATGTTAAGACAATCTTTTATGAAATATCTTCCGAAACCCAACATAATATGACCAACTAATTtcgttacagacagacagaggcaAAATCAATATAGCGCAGAAGTAcagtttgtggccactgtaccgtttatggccatttattgtttaaaaatacatttgaaacaaatttatagtaataaaacattacaaactttattcgtttcagtataaactttgaaaactcactaaagatatcgttttaatactataactttttatacacATATTATTTCAAATGCTAACTGTCCAAAAACGGTGCTGAGGTGGATAAAAACGGTACTTCTACCCTAGGCTTTAGGCTTACGCTAGcagacgcggtttgcacggagctgGTGGACGGCTACTGAAAAATAGTACGAACAGGAACAGCGCTAACTGCGCACGTCGCGTGCATAAGATTGTATGCACCTGCgctcgcaggcgtgcgcccggaagtacacccgcgccagctagcgtaggtaTTATTAGTTCTGCGGTGAAACTATCAACAATAGATATTTACAATAAAGAAAGCGAAGAGAAACAGGGGGGCTAcgacgaaatttgaaaatcgttGTTCGTATCGTAacatccctttcactctcgcattaaatcATGTTAGCGTAAGCGGGAAGTTTaactttgcacttcgtagtatagggccagatgtGTTTAAAAATCAAcgtttt is a window of Choristoneura fumiferana chromosome 8, NRCan_CFum_1, whole genome shotgun sequence DNA encoding:
- the LOC141430146 gene encoding uncharacterized protein isoform X1 translates to MKITATQLQRGPCLKLIFSFVDDDDDDDDDELEDSKDFNINNLAEVRFKFNFQTTDIIHSVSFKRHETAPTSLLHNVHIIISCVQFQYSKQFSCGDKWTPWKRMGILSKSAIRETTTTKPVKITLIVSKHKIITFENLYGETDFCDFYLKAVDSDATVPVHKACISLHSDVIKRMLQGEWKENKNDCIEIEGTTFQTLEHLKKYIYLGTLPSEGLLLRSLLLLAKCYMINNLMAECIMKLSLTVKPEDLYSLQEFAVDNKIPELVQAIVQITSDETVQIAYQMENDKNGDKTQSASH